In a genomic window of Erigeron canadensis isolate Cc75 chromosome 5, C_canadensis_v1, whole genome shotgun sequence:
- the LOC122601846 gene encoding glutathione S-transferase T3-like, translated as MNTGKKPKEPSYSNLPKKRRNPTPPNNRDIMPPPPSQKNTAEDVYRPQRVEDFLNSMDPLFFESIPSSVQPNRVQEEEEEEEEVEEEEVEAIPETQVSVKGKRECRNWGKDEEACLAKAWLNVSEDPYIGNAQTTGSFWKKVKFQLDSHLNRESGRTPEMCRSKWKDLKHKVSGFCGMYNVKKSKMLSGQSDEDVFKSAVALYMRKYNNKSGFRHVEAWQVLRRGPKWSEVLTLEGICEESGNKRARTEGSVHVRSSGEASVHIDLNEDHLEQEEEGGNDMDNAPVHHARPVPPRRKAKGKQAAPSASTTSEELLKMVAELKCDNED; from the exons ATGAATACGGGGAAGAAACCAAAAGAACCCAGTTACTCAAATCTACCAAAAAAACGCAGAAACCCAACACCGCCAAACAATCGCGATATTATGCCACCTCCTCCTTCGCAAAAAAATACGGCCGAAGATGTGTATAGGCCACAACGTGTTGAAGATTTCTTGAATAGTATGGATCCATTGTTTTTCGAATCTATCCCGTCAAGTGTCCAACCGAAccgg gttcaagaagaagaagaagaagaagaagaggtcgAGGAAGAAGAGGTGGAAGCAATACCCGAGACCCAAGTCTCGGTTAAAGGTAAAAGAGAGTGTCGAAATTGGGGGAAGGATGAAGAGGCGTGTTTGGCAAAAGCTTGGTTAAACGTTTCCGAGGATCCATACATCGGAAACGCCCAAACGACGGGTTCGTTTTGGAAGAAGGTGAAGTTTCAGTTGGACTCACACTTGAACCGTGAGTCGGGACGTACCCCAGAAATGTGTCGGtcgaaatggaaggatttgaagcATAAGGTGTCGGGTTTTTGTGGTATGTACAATGTGAAGAAAAGTAAGATGTTGAGTGGCCAAAGTGACGAGGATGTGTTTAAGTCGGCCGTGGCATTATATATGCGGAAATACAATAACAAGTCTGGGTTTCGGCATGTAGAGGCGTGGCAGGTTTTGAGGAGAGGACCGAAATGGTCGGAGGTTCTTACTTTGGAGGGGATTTGTGAGGAGTCGGGTAACAAAAGGGCAAGAACGGAAGGGTCTGTCCATGTACGTTCATCAGGGGAGGCGTCGGTCCATATTGACTTGAATGAGGACCACTTGGAGCAAGAAGAGGAGGGAGGGAACGACATGGATAATGCACCAGTACATCATGCTAGACCCGTGCCACCCCGCCGTAAAGCTAAGGGTAAGCAGGCTGCTCCTTCCGCCTCTACTACATCTGAGGAGTTATTGAAGATGGTCGCGGAGTTGAAATGCGACAATGAGGATTAA